The following proteins are encoded in a genomic region of Glycine max cultivar Williams 82 chromosome 18, Glycine_max_v4.0, whole genome shotgun sequence:
- the LOC100812126 gene encoding THO complex subunit 3 gives MEEQIPFKNLHNREYSGHKKKVHSVAWNCIGTKLASGSVDQTARIWHIEPHGHGKVKDIELKGHTDSVDQLCWDPKHADLIATASGDKTVRLWDARSGKCSQQAELSGENINITYKPDGTHVAVGNRDDELTILDVRKFKPIHRRKFNYEVNEIAWNMTGEMFFLTTGNGTVEVLSYPSLRPLDTLMAHTAGCYCIAIDPVGRYFAVGSADSLVSLWDISEMLCVRTFTKLEWPVRTIGFNYTGDFIASASEDLFIDISNVHTGRTVHQIPCRAAMNSVEWNPKYNLLAYAGDDKNKHQADEGVFRIFGFKNA, from the exons ATGGAGGAACAAATCCCATTTAAGAATCTCCATAACAGAGAGTATTCGGGTCACAAGAAGAAG GTGCACTCCGTGGCTTGGAATTGCATTGGCACAAAACTTGCTTCTGGTTCTGTGGATCAAACTGCGCGAATATGGCATATTGAGCCACATGGGCAT GGCAAGGTCAAAGATATTGAATTGAAAGGTCACACTGATAGTGTCGATCAGCTATGCTGGGACCCCAAACATGCTGATTTGATTGCAACTGCATCGGGTGACAAGACTGTTCGTTTGTGGGATGCTCGAA GTGGAAAATGCTCTCAACAGGCAGAACTTAGTGGAGAGAATATCAACATCACTTACAAACCTGATGGGACTCATGTAGCTGTTGGTAACAGG GATGATGAATTAACAATATTGGATGTTCGGAAGTTCAAACCAATTCATAGGCGCAAGTTCAATTATGAG GTAAATGAGATTGCTTGGAACATGACGGGTGAGATGTTCTTTCTAACAACAGGAAATG GGACTGTGGAAGTACTTTCTTACCCATCTCTTCGACCTCTTGACACTCTCATGGCTCATACAGCTGGTTGTTATTGCATCGCAATTGATCCAGTAGGAAG ATATTTTGCTGTTGGAAGTGCTGATTCCCTTGTCAGTCTGTGGGATATCTCAGAGATGCTCTGCGTGCGTACCTTCACAAAGCTAGA ATGGCCTGTCCGGACAATTGGCTTCAATTACACTGGAGATTTTATTGCTTCTGCAAGTGAAGACTTGTTCATTGATATT TCAAATGTTCATACTGGAAGAACAGTGCATCAAATTCCTTGTAGGGCTGCTATGAACAGTGTTGAGTGGAATCCTAAATACAATTTACTTGCATATGCTGGTGATGACAAAAACAAGCATCAGGCTGATGAAG GTGTTTTTCgcatttttggttttaaaaatgcTTAG
- the LOC100813747 gene encoding uncharacterized protein, producing the protein MGETKDTHIVEIPVDQEHHNNHHKNVLCSMTSNMIEAIEDHPLTEISESPGHLLLLKLWQREEELFAKRIAHKETRMDTIKAELFQLSSFFFIFHAFFLTLLFTSWAKAQQQAQPHHSVCHKWWLPSMVSLCTSLVFVVLVQVKVHRYWKVWGHLQRERNDGRAVTRCIQELRMKGASFDLSKEPNSSSSVKRMKSSSVEIKWRPLTWCSKNLLTFSLVCFTGLVFPASKLVLCGL; encoded by the coding sequence atgggtGAAACAAAAGACACCCACATAGTAGAAATCCCTGTAGATCAAGAACATCACAATAATCACCACAAGAATGTGTTGTGTTCCATGACAAGCAACATGATTGAGGCCATAGAGGACCACCCTCTAACAGAAATCTCCGAAAGCCCGGGTCACCTCTTGCTCCTGAAGCTATGGCAAAGAGAGGAAGAACTCTTTGCCAAACGCATTGCTCACAAGGAGACTAGAATGGACACCATCAAAGCTGAACTCTTTCAACTCTCCtcattcttcttcatcttccatgCCTTCTTCCTAACCCTCCTTTTCACTTCTTGGGCCAAGGCCCAACAACAGGCCCAACCCCACCATAGCGTTTGTCACAAGTGGTGGCTTCCTTCCATGGTGTCCCTTTGCACCTCCCTTGTGTTTGTGGTTCTTGTGCAAGTGAAGGTTCATAGGTATTGGAAGGTGTGGGGGCACTTGCAAAGGGAGAGGAATGATGGGAGGGCTGTGACAAGGTGCATTCAGGAGTTGAGGATGAAAGGGGCAAGCTTTGATCTTTCTAAGGAGCCTAATAGTAGTAGTAGTGTGAAGAGGATGAAGAGCTCTAGTGTTGAGATCAAGTGGAGGCCACTCACTTGGTGTTCTAAGAACTTGCTCACCTTTTCCCTTGTTTGCTTTACAGGTTTGGTGTTTCCTGCTTCCAAGCTTGTCCTCTGTGGCTTGTGA